The following DNA comes from Solanum stenotomum isolate F172 chromosome 11, ASM1918654v1, whole genome shotgun sequence.
ATCTTCTAGAGATTCTTCAATAGTTCGATAGACAGTAAACTCTTAGATATTAATAATTGGCGTGTGCAAGATTTTCTGAACTAATGATTATGTTCTTTTTAGATTTTCCTTTAGTTGTCAATGATTGGTGCTTTTACATAACTATTTTTGTTAAACCATTGGATTTTATGTCTTATTAACATTCAAAACTTACATTTTCTGTTTTGATAGAATTCTGCAAATTGATGGCACCGGGTGGACGTGTTTTTAAGCAAACTACACTTACAGGGGAAACAATTCAAGATACTCAATCACTAGATGAATCAAATAACCATACTCCTGCTGTGAATACAAGTAATACATTTTATTACAGTGATTAggattaatttatttagttattgaCTAAGTTGGAACCGAAAACATTAAccattgaaatttttatttatgttaaactTGTTACGAGAAATATGGACGATAGCTCAATATCTGAGTATCTGATATTGAGCTATTGTATGCAGGTTTATTTTGTCCTTTCtattatattctttaatttaatctCCTCTTTCACATGTACTTCCGAGTTACTCGAATGATTCTTATGATGATCTTGGCTGTTGTTTTTGTAATTCAATCATTAACTCAAGATTTGTGGATTTAAATCTTGAAGTTATCTATgatattttaacattttaaaaGAAGTGTTTCATCACATCATCCATAATCTTAGGTGCATTTTTCATAACATGAAAGTCATTGGTTGTTTGTATGAGCAATTGCTATTGATTTTGCTTTATCAATATGCTATATAAGCTACACAAATTGACTCTAAGAAGTTGAAAATGCTGCCATAGATTACATGTAAGCATTTCTTCATGATACCTTATACTATTTAGACTTGATTTATGTTTGGCTAACTCGCCTTTGCTCATCATGGCATAAAAATTAGGTATGTAAAGTTACCTACTCTATCAATATGCACAATTTGAACCTTTTTATGAATATATAGTTGTTGTAATATCTTTGAAATCCAGCAACATTTATGTAATATGGGAGAACATATAATCAGCAAACATGATAGAAATGATCAAAATAGATGTTGTTAGCTCTCGTATGTTCTCTTTGTTTTTTCGGTGAATTTTTTGACTAAATTGCTCATTAAtatacaataaattaaaaaaatgcagTTGTTTTAGTTTTCATCATGTGCCTTACTGTCATACGTGTAAGTTTTTAAGATTATAGGTTGTATTTTGAACTGACCTTTTTCATCAGATGATTCCACTAGAATCAGGAACAGTCGCGGCAAGACTAGAGGGAAAGGtcttgaaaaaatgaagaaagcTCAAGGAAGAAAGATGAAAATAGAGATCCCAATTGGTAAAGGAAGGCCAACTAAACCAGATCAATCGGCAAAACTATCCAATGAGCTAGGGATAATTGCTCggaattttcttttacttccaAACAAGTGGAAAGAACTCACAAGAGAGGACAAAGATGCAGCACTAATTAGATGCCATGTAAGGATTCTATACTTGTGTAAATTTATTTCATGGTAGTGATTATATTGAGTTCTCTTTTTGGGTACTGCTATTTTTCATTCATCTTATTCTTTTGGAAAACTACTCGGCGATATGTATCTTCGTCGATATCTAATAGTAAGTTAACTAATGGTCTCTTTTGTCTTATTTCctgtttttatattaaaaaaaattaacaagaatttTATTACGAATAACTAACAAACTAGAAAATAAACTATGTATGTATCAGATCCACTACTTGATACCGAAAAAAACAACTAGTTGTATACAATCATTCAAGCTTCCTTCCTAAAAAATTTCTAAGGGGTCATCTAAAGAAGATAACAATTGGAGGATCAATACTTCTATAGTTTGCAACTGTAGAGGTTTTGCCTTAAGCATTTGTTTGTGCCTACTTCAACTCCTTAGACCATTTTGATGCTTGCTTCGACACTTTTTATTAGTGTAAAATCTTATTTCATATGGCTCAAGAGTACACAGAAATGAACTACATTTTCTTGATAAAGTAAGAAATGGGATAAATGGCATAAAAAAGATTCAAGTAATATAGATACACAAATAGTGAGATTGTAAGCTCATTTAAAAGTATCCTATGCTAGGACTAAAGAGTTTACAAAGTCCAAAAGATTGACATTAGAGTCTAACGGATCTAACCATAGCCTAACAATATAAAGTTAAAACATAATTGATCTTAAGTTGTAGATTGAAGTTGATATTACATTAAAGAACCTTTTGTTTCTCACTTTCCGTACACACCAAAAAATACAAGGATCAGTTTCCAAACTTTTGGATCTATCAACTTTTTAAGAGTTCTAACTATTGTAGCCATCCTTTAAATCAGCAGGCATGACTcaactcaaataaaaaatagtaaaaaataaattaaaaaaattagcagTCACTGGACAATGAAGGAATAGGTGTATGTTAGTCTCATAAGCTTCTTGACACATGAAACATTCATTAACTGTTGTCATGCCCCTTCACCTGAGGTTGTCTTGAGTGAAACTGGCCTCATGAGGGACTATTCAGATGAAATATGACTAGGGGCTTTGGTCTTCCAAATGAGTTTTCAAGGCAGTTATCTATTATATCATTTCGAGCACATAATGAAGATTCCTTGCTTTCATCACTGTGTATTGTCCATCTGTCTTCTTACaccatttgattttatttggcCTGTGATTATTTTGAGGGCAACATTCCAGCTTTGATAGTAATAGTAGCAACTTTCAATCATGAAAATTTGTTCTAGACAATTGCATCCATGTATTTATTTTCTCTGTTCTAGGAGATAATAGAGTTTGGATTAGAGGCTATTGAGAATAGAGTAGGGAAGTCACTTAGGAGAGTAGTGTTCTTTGATCATTTATCCTCCCAATATTTAAAGTGAATGTCATTACCTGATTTGCAACTGCATTGCTGGTTAAattaattctttagttttgACATGCTCTTCCATGTACCAAAAACATATGGAGCTATGATACAACAATGGACAAGTGTGAtagtatttcattttttacaaaaaaaaatatttcttttcaaaaagcACCATCTTAATTATTGAACCTCCATAGCCATTTCATTAGCAGATTCTATAATGTCCTATCAGGTTCCTAATACCTAAGCCTTCAATGTATTTGGAATAATGATCTTGAGAAgatgaaatacatgatttttgTTATTTCCTTGTCATATAAAGTCTATACTTAACTTATCAATTCGTGACATTACCTTACTGGAAATAGAAAAGAGTGATATTATGTATGTAGCTCGGTTGTCAAGAACACTGTTTATGAGAGTAAATAAAGTTTTTGAACTGCAATATATGATTCACAATGGGTACTCATGTTTGAAGTTAATTAGTATGTTTTCAAATgtaatgattattatttaatatgaaaGGGATTTTGCTTGTTCTGTGTTTTTCTTTAATACTATTTGATTTTTAGGAGAGGTTTGAGGTTAATTTAGATGAGCATTACGTGAAAGATAATTGTGAGGATATTCTAAAAAACAGAAGCCAACAATGGCGCTACAAGTTAAAATAACTATTTGAAAATGCACGCTCTGAGGAAGAAGCTCGTACAATTGAAGTGCCAGAGTTGACCCCAGAAAATTGGAATAGGCTTTGTGACATGTGGATCAACCCAGAGCATAAggtaatttatattaatattattctcGTTGTTATTTAAGTtacaatattttgtattttctttgtaGAAATTATGCGACATAAACAAGGCCAATCGAACTAAGCTTAAGTGTAATCATTTCATGGGGTAAAAAACGTTTGTAGCGGCTTATGCTAAACTTGTAAGTAATaccatttttattgttttgacTAATGAAACTTTAGTATTATTTCAATTGTTTCTTATTTCACAGAGTAAAACTAACCCTGAAGGAGTAGAGCCTGACAGAATTGAGTTCTATAAGCATACTCATTACATGAGTGAGAAAGGATGGTCATCTTTAGAGGCTGAGACTCACTATGTAAGAAATTACTTTTCATCTTTTACAACATTCTCATTGGATTTGTCAgataaatgtttttcaaaagttGTGCATTCtcctttaaataattttaatatgtttatGCAGAACAACATGACAGATTTGAAAGATCTATATACATCGGGAGTATCTTCCATGACTATTGATGAAATTGTGGATACTATACTTGGTACAAAGTCGGGGTACATAAAAGGACTTGGTTATGGCCCAAAACCTAATACTACAAGATCTACACAAAGGAGAACGGCGGAGTTAGAAGACTCCCTCAAAAAGGCAAAACAGGAAGCTGTTAGTGCCCAGCTTGAATTACAGAATCGGTTAAATGCAACTGAAACTGTGGTAGATAATCAGGAATCTCAAATACAAGACCAGCAATCTCAAATACAATCATTAAATTCTCAATTGAATACTATAGTGGCACGCCAAGAGGAAATGCTTAGAAAGATGCAACTTCTTTCTCGCTCATCGCCACCAAGGTTAGAAGTAACTCAAACTTATATGATAAGTATGTATTAATttgtttatattaaatatataaatatgtagcATTTAGTATCTAACTTTGCATATTTTTCTTCATGATTCAGCAAAGATTGAGATCCATCAAAATGTCAACTTAaggtatattattatttttatttctccaACTTAAAGTCCATGTTTAACAAGTTATAGTTTATACctattatgttttatttatacCATGATATATTAGTTAATACCTTATCTCATAAAAAAGTTAGTATGAAACATGGCCTATACTTTACACTTTAGCTGCTTCCTAAGCTTATTAGATAGAGTGTAGAAAATGCTATACTACCTTATAGAGGGGAATCATTGCCAATACCTATGTATTGATAAAGAGAAAATTCCTTCTTATCACAAAATTTGTAGATTTTAAGACCATGGGAATAGGATATAAACTTGTAAAACTACAATTATTATCCTTCTCAGTGTCCTGCTCCTTGCTTATGGTGTATTTAGTCATTCAGTGATGGTTTGGTCtaaattttcttaattcttGATATCAAAGATTTATAGTATTAAGGAATTCCAGTACCACATAGAAGCAACATAGTTTCTTTTCAACAAAGCTCCGTTTgaaacaataaaaaagaaaagtaagacacATAATTTGAATCGAGTGAAATACCATTTTGATGAGGAAAAAGTTCATTGTGCTCAGAAGTTCAaccaactttcaactttttgtccttcttttttttctcctttttgctTCCTCTTACTCCTAAAATCTATTCCAGCTTTCATACTTGCTAGACAGAAGGTGTTGTgtattttcctatttatttaGTAAAAGGTAAGACTCATATAACTCTTAAGCTTACTTTAGCTAGTATGATTTACAATAAGTACTAGAAACATAATAACTTAGGAAAAGAAGAGGCAGACTTAAGGGAATGATGAAGATCAGTATAGATCCACGTTGCACGAGGTGAGGAATATGTTAGGGAGAGATGTTAAAGAAGTTCAAGAAACACAGTCGTAGAATTTGGCAGGTGATTGTCCGGGCTTTAGAAAGAATTAGTAATGTGTTATGCTTATTGAAATACTTCAGTAAGGTGTTATGTTTCCATAATGCTTCATTCCTAGCTTCCGATATGTGTGATATTGCAGCTGTCAGGATTGCCCATATTGGTGCATCCTTGGATGTCTTGTTAGTAGTAGCAGCAGAATGAGCACCCTTTCACAGAGATTTCATCCCTTTGTAGGACTTCATGTGGGCATGAGGTTTCTCTGGCTTGAATGGTTTCCCACATTGCCTGCAACACacattcataaattaaatactatgctgacatttaagaaaagataCTCCCTCCGAACCACTTTACTTGTCGaatttactaaaaatagatagttcaaaataattgttgtTTTATAATTGTGTATTTTCCTCATGCCTTGAATCATCCATTTCCACAGTATCCAACACTACATTTGTTCTTCATACCTCAAATCTTCTTCTAGTACCAGTAATTGTCTTATTTAGGTGTATATTCCCATCAATCAGCCCCCATTATACACATTGTTATTCATTTTACTCATAGGTTATCAACTTTGTTGGCTATATTCTAGACATACTTTCATGTTGTAGCTTCATTCCATAACACACAATTAGTGATCCCAagtcatccttttttttttcgcTTGCATACTATATCCCATGAAAGAAGAAATTCTGATAAGTTACCCAATTCAAATTCTGAAAATCTATAATTTGCCATTCCTGTAGTATTTCTTATTCACAATTCCATTGTAATTCTATCCCGTTTTCCAGAAAATTGGGAATACCCTTATCGCCAATTCTGCTGCATATTACTCAATTTGTTTCGACCTACCTTTCAGATTTCGTCTTCCTAAATTGATAAGAATTGCTTATTTCTggtttttaatttgtttcaatgTTTGAAAATCAGTTTCTTATGGAGGTTGTGGAAGGAAAACTATGGATATGATATAAATAAGCTTAACAAACCTTTTGGTTGGTGAAATCTGATTATTTGCTTGGTATCTGATGACTTTATGgattgcaatttattttattctttgaaCCCCTAAGTATTGAAGGATTGGTGACTTAATGTGAGGACATTGCTTGATATTTTAGGCATAGATTgaagaaaattatttgaaagttactTATTGTGATCAGTTCAGCCCATGAATTTTGTTTGTTGGAGTGTATTTTTCCTGCAAACAACTTTTTATCTTTTAGCACTCGTTTAGGCAGTGAAAAATTAATAGACCAGTATACATGTATATGCAGCATCATGGTATTGACCAGTTGAAGCCTACTAGTGAAACACAGGTTCCTCGAGCCTCACATTTTCACCTTGGCTGTCATTTTTCCTAATAACAAATCGCAATCTACAACATTTAGTGTTCTAGAAGTGATGGGCACACCCAGGTATTTAATTGGTGGTTACCTCTGGCGTATTCAGACAattaacatatatcatttacctCTTGTTTTCCCATGATGGAAGTATAAACATTAAACTTTGTAGCATTTGTAGTGAGCCATGTGACCTCTGAGAATGTTTTTATTCCTCATCTTATTAGCATTAACACATGTTATATTCCCTTTGCAAAATATGAGCATGTTTATCTGCAAAACAAAAGTGTTTCAGTTTCAGCCACCCAGAGCATTAACGCCTTGTGAAGTACTTCATGCACACCTCAAATAGCAGTGGGGATATAGTTCGTATATATGTGTAGCTTCATATTATGCATGATTGATTTATCTTTGCAAAAACTTGGCATTACAATGTATGAAAAACATAATGTAATGTTGCAGATTCTACTTTATATTAAATCttataaatttgttttcttttttttacacaGGTTTAAAAGATGAGAATTAAATCAAGACTAATGCAAACTAAGTATCACCACATTATTGGTACTTTGGAAGAAACTTCTACTTTTCAGTCTCAGTTTAGGAgtcatatttcttctatttcagTTAGATTTGCTTGCTATTggacttattttattttaatttaaggaGCTTGTAATGACATATTACCTTCATATATTTTACTCGTTTTCAATTGTATGATCATGGGTGGATTTCATTATTATCTAGCatgttttcttatttaattttagattTATGCAActctataatttaaaaaataacattgatataaaataattaaatgtcatcaatgaatgcAATTGGTGACAAAAGATTTCGCCATTAAAGGTAACTTTTAGCAACGATTAAATCAAACTTTTtaagacaaatatttttgtcacgaaataaataaatttgccatttagtgaaaaaaatatatttgtcgcactttcctcctttttattgaatacaaattatttttttattttatgacaaTTGTAATTGTCACTAATCATGATAATTTATTGTGACAATACATGTTGTCggtaaaaacattatttttagtgaaaaaatgaTAGATTTAACCACAAAATTATCAACCttctttataataataaatttgtccctaatttatacatttaaggacaaaatgattttttgtatataaaaaatagtcaTTAGTGATGATATTACATTTATTTAACTACGAAATATATATCACTTTAGAGACAATTGATGTCGTCACTGATTAACCTAAATAATTAACGACGATATAATTTTGTCGATagtaataacctttttagtgacaaaacatactattaactacaaaaaaattatttttttatcacaaatataTTCGTCACAAATGTTtattcatttggggacgatttTTCTTTTCTGTAGTTAATATAATACCTTTAGCGACGAAGCACTAAATCgtctttgtatacttttagtgACGCACGTTTAGTGATGATTGATTGACAAAAACATTTTCGTCACACAAgatttttagtgacgaaatacGAATTATAGATGATGAAATTATTCGTCCCTAATAAtcgaatttgttgtagtgacgggtgaccccaagctaaccctatgtctggcatatcataagcatactctAAAATTACTAAATAAAACAAGTACTATGTGGAAGCTAACTCAATAAATGACTGAAAGTGGGGAATACCAAATAGTCTAAAGGcataaaacatactaagagtctagtgatactgaacaatcactcaaaactaaagctgaatctattactatgtctgaaaagcctttaactgagttgagttgttgggacatgcccctagctaactctaataaatctgaaaactaaaactaaagactaaTATGAAAAGCAtatctattgtcctcgaagtatgaggactcaccacaaaaGCTGCTGAATGCGGACCGataatcgatctaagcgtgatctggatgctgagtacctgaacctacatcatgaaagtatgtagcgcagagtatgcgtcagtacttggaatgtatagagcatgcatgatatagaatatagttgaacaaatatataagaTGAGCAAATCACAAATGAGCAATGATAAAATCTGAACAAAAGATATATGTtgaaatataactgaaagttgagctaaatgcaatgaccatgTACTAATCACAAACAAagcatgctgaaactgaatactgaggTATAAACtaaaaacctggtcaaatgcactagagtctgactgtgCGAGCTATtattaactgacataaaaccacgtgatcTAAACGTaaagtctgatgtatacgccctattGAGAGGACTcaatataccttgtcaggggtataaaggcatgactagcgtgatcactaaatctaaTGCCTAACAGAGGAGACTTATACTCATACGGAGgcatgtagttctgggactatgagggtatgcCGAACCCTattccaactcggtgctaagcctacTCCTAACTGGAAATATATATgacacaacataactgaaatgcTGGATACCTCAATGTTCTGACATGCAAatttgagaatgcaacatttaagaACTGAGAATGTAACATTCGAAACTGGAGCATGTttatctgtttaactgacctaacaagtgtaattcatgaagtaggagaatctacacaactagggttctgagtttcatgcgaGGAACTAAGCAAACTTTAtaagaaaacatgataattcGATTATGAATACTACAACAGCTAAGTCTCAACAATTTTCCAAGGTTTTAGAAAtactaggtctaaacaagatatagagaatcaagaatctaactgaGTTCTAGGGACCTAGTTGATGAAATTAactcactagtgaaatcccgcatacctggtgacaaaatctacggagaaatccttcgattttggggctggaactaaaGAAAACCTTTTGCTAGTTCTGAGAGGGTTGTCGACTATTTCTCATCTTTTTTGCTATAAGTTCTGGTGAATTTGGTGAATAGTCGCTTAGGGTAATATTTGACTAGAGTATTAGGTTAAAATTGaccaaaacgacgtagtttagggataaaataattaggaaaaaaccCAACTACCCCTAAGCTGAAAATCGACTACCGACCTACGGACCCTGACCGACGGTCCATCTGTCATCTGGCTTCAGAGAGGGGGGACTGGGACCTTGAACCACAGACCTTGACCATGGACCAAggtcccacctacggtctgtaggtcccgTCGTGGTTCTGGATTTTCTGGAAAATTTCTGGGAGGTGCTGAGGTGCCCAACCACGGACCACACCTATGGTTCGTGGTCCCATCCATGGGCTGTGGTTAGCCTCCatcggtg
Coding sequences within:
- the LOC125844797 gene encoding uncharacterized protein LOC125844797 codes for the protein MWINPEHKSKTNPEGVEPDRIEFYKHTHYMSEKGWSSLEAETHYNNMTDLKDLYTSGVSSMTIDEIVDTILGTKSGYIKGLGYGPKPNTTRSTQRRTAELEDSLKKAKQEAVSAQLELQNRLNATETVVDNQESQIQDQQSQIQSLNSQLNTIVARQEEMLRKMQLLSRSSPPSKD